A genomic stretch from Theropithecus gelada isolate Dixy chromosome 2, Tgel_1.0, whole genome shotgun sequence includes:
- the MITF gene encoding microphthalmia-associated transcription factor isoform X13, with amino-acid sequence MLEMLEYNHYQVQTHLENPTKYHIQQAQRQQVKQYLSTTLANKHANQVLSLPCPNQPGDHVMPPVPGSSAPNSPMAMLTLNSNCEKEFMKQ; translated from the exons ATGCTGGAAATGCTAGAATATAATCACTATCAG GTGCAGACCCACCTCGAAAACCCCACCAAGTACCACATACAGCAAGCCCAACGGCAGCAGGTAAAGCAGTACCTTTCTACCACTTTAGCAAATAAACATGCCAACCAAGTCCTGAGCTTGCCATGTCCAAACCAGCCTGGCGATCATGTCATGCCACCGGTGCCGGGGAGCAGCGCACCCAACAGCCCCATGGCTATGCTTACGCTTAACTCCAACTGTGAAAAAGAG TTTATGAAGCAGTGA